TCGAGAGAAAAAACAGCGAGTAAAAGAGTTGTTCAACTTTTAACATGGAACATTATTTCGCAGGTACATCTATTACACTTTCTAATGATAAAGATACAAATGTGTACAACAGAAGAATGTTTGGCCGACACTCTGGAATGTTATATGGACGAACTGGTCGACAGTTATGATGATTTTGTGAAGAAATCTCTCTGGCTTATCTCTTTGGCGCtgggttcacttgtaataatggCTATTTATATGATGAAAGTTCTTACTAATCGATCTGGCGATGGAAGTAGAGGTAGAACCGGAGGTAACAAGCTTTATGTGCACATAAATCGGTAATTAATGAGCGTAGGAACACTTAGTATCGTCGTTAAAAATACTCAGTACAGAAACAGTGTAAAATGTGAGtactttaaaatagaaatacaaaaacGATGACAAAGACGTTTAAACTTGTGTAAGATTATAACATCCCGATTGACTACTAACAGTCAGTGTCATTCTTTTGTTAGTTTCATTGGGTGATGCGGGCACTTTTTAAAGAAGGGCCGGATAACCATAGGTATAGGCACCAGTGATCACTTAATCTCCAAATTCacaaaaaactactaaattcAATTATGCTACGATTACATAGAGAGCTTTTTACATTCAGACACATTTTGTACAACAGTTGTATTCATGTGGTTGAAACACTAGAATGAAAATCCTTGCAGAAatgatatgtttaaaaataaattaaaaacatgtaaactctattttctatttaaagtaaattaaatttcagaCTGAAATTCATTATCTGAGCATGTTGTAAATCATACTAACCCGAGTAGAAAACAAGCATTCTCATTCTGAACTCGAACACTATTTTTTCATGTCAAAGTATGtttcgttatttatttgtgGAACAAAAAGTTTGCTCATTACCAGAATACTTAATTTTCTGTGGTCAACTTCAGCACCTGATGAtgaattattatacttttgcAACGAGCGCTGTGTAATTCATAACAACTTTCATAATAACGTTGGTATTACAAAGTAATCCGCAGTACACATGGAAGGAAGACAAACAGAATTTCGAGAAACAACGGTTTGTAACTGGTGTAAATGTTTGACTTTGGGAACTTTGTAACCGACCTCGACCTCGCATGAAGTGTTCCCTTTTCTGTCTTGTTTATGAAGGACCTGTTACACGTAAAATATTAGCTTTCGTGGCTGAAATTAGAATAACTAAGAGGTAATAAGAACACGTACAGTCTTATCTTTATATGAGTTACAAGGTGGACGAATTGTAGTCGTAAAGACGACTTTAATTAAAGGACGAGATGAACGAGTAAACCGAGATAAGACTGTATTCAAAAACTTGTAGTATTATAATTACGCATAATGTCAAGAACTCAAGACGTTACTTAACCCTACCTGTTTGACGAAGACAGAGATGCTAGTCTAGGTCTAAACcgcaataaattattgataaactAAAATTCATGTTTTAGATGTAGAATTTTAATGATAACCTCTGACTGTAAACCACTATGTCAGGCTATAATTTCGGCTACAGttgatttattagtttaatCCATACTCATGTTATAAGTGCAAAAGTCCGTCCATCTGACTGTCTTTGTCACGGTTCAATCGATTTACATTGAATTTAGCATGGAGATAGTTCAAAGCCCTAGGTGAAATTTATGTCGTAAGCTTTGTGAATTGTATGCTGAGGATGAAATTTGATAGTCGAGCGTACCCTAACAATATTTtagtctaataataatatttaatttatctttttatactTCCACAGCTGTTGCCAGAGGCATTATGGCGACTTCGTCATCGGCTTCGCGAGAAAGCGTCAGTACAAAAGAAATGATgtcaaacaaaaagaaaaagaaggtGAAAAGGGCGTATTCAGTAAATTCGTGTACGAGTCTCACGTGTACCTCGGCTCAGTGTGGCAGAGGTCCCAGCCGGTCCAGCGTCGAGGAGAAGATTATCAGAGAAATCGGATTCTCTACTTGTTCtcaagtaaattatttttcatactgTATTGTTACTGTCATTATGTTGTATTATGAAAACCTTAGTCAGCTTACCTCGAGGTAGCCTGTTGGTtcctctttttttttaattttgagagAGCGCTATGAAACCACCAATTTTGTTAACGATTATATGAATTTGGCTATGCTCATCACTATATTATTTCTTTCAGACTAGTATAGCAAAAAGAGAATGTGAAAAGTGTAACCGTTCAGCTCACAGGCAAGTGTAATTCTTTAAACAATACATTCTAACAGACTATAGCAACCTTAACTTCTTTTTCTCAATTTGATAGAGCCgctgtttttctatacattaatGATTTAGCTGCTCGATAATAGAATAGCAAATTGCTTATAGGCCACATCTGTAaccaaaaaaaatcataacactCGTAACTTATTAATGAGCTGTGTTCATTTGTTTGATAACACAACTACTACCGTAAGAAACGTCATGTTGATGAGCACTTTCAAGCTAATGAAGACATTCATGTTAATTTTCAGAATTGCGATACCGAGTGCTTATA
Above is a genomic segment from Anticarsia gemmatalis isolate Benzon Research Colony breed Stoneville strain chromosome 8, ilAntGemm2 primary, whole genome shotgun sequence containing:
- the LOC142975133 gene encoding uncharacterized protein LOC142975133 produces the protein MIKIQMCTTEECLADTLECYMDELVDSYDDFVKKSLWLISLALGSLVIMAIYMMKVLTNRSGDGSRGRTGAVARGIMATSSSASRESVSTKEMMSNKKKKKVKRAYSVNSCTSLTCTSAQCGRGPSRSSVEEKIIREIGFSTCSQTSIAKRECEKCNRSAHRIAIPSAYIPPNLQRRASNSHHCNRLLGSPTSCCSLCCNEDKKR